In a genomic window of Phyllostomus discolor isolate MPI-MPIP mPhyDis1 chromosome 5, mPhyDis1.pri.v3, whole genome shotgun sequence:
- the NFYC gene encoding nuclear transcription factor Y subunit gamma isoform X1 produces the protein MSTEGGFGGTSSSDAQQSLQSFWPRVMEEIRNLTVKDFRVQELPLARIKKIMKLDEDVKMISAEAPVLFAKAAQIFITELTLRAWIHTEDNKRRTLQRNDIAMAITKFDQFDFLIDIVPRDELKPPKRQEEVRQSVTPAEPVQYYFTLAQQPTAVQVQGQQQGQQTTSSTTTIQPGQIIIAQPQQGQTTPVTMQVGEGQQVQIVQAQPQGQAQQAQSGTGQTMQVMQQIITNTGEIQQIPVQLNTGQLQYIRLAQPVSGTQVVQGQIQTLATNAQQITQTEVQQGQQQFSQFTDGQRNSVQQAQGSELTGEAEPREVKATGNATPCTSSPPTTHTPSHRAGASCVCCSQPPQSSTSPPPSDALQWVVVEVSGAPNQLEAHRELHAPLPGVTSLSPLHPSQQLYQIQQVTMPAGQDLAQPMFIQSANQPSDGQAPQVTGD, from the exons AAAGATTTCCGAGTACAGGAACTCCCACTGGCCCGTATTAAGAAGATTATGAAACTGGATGAAGATGTGAAG ATGATCAGTGCAGAAGCCCCTGTCCTCTTTGCCAAGGCAGCCCAGATTTTCATCACAGAGTTGACTCTTCGAGCCTGGATCCACACAGAGGATAATAAGCGCCGGACTCTCCAG AGGAATGATATCGCCATGGCAATTACAAAATTTGATCAGTTTGACTTTCTCATCGATATTGTTCCAAGAGATGAACTAAAACCTCCAAAGCGTCAG GAGGAGGTGCGCCAGTCTGTGACCCCCGCCGAGCCCGTCCAGTACTACTTCACGCTGGCTCAGCAGCCCACCGCCGTCCAAGTCCAGGGGCAGCAACAAGGCCAGCAGACCACCagctccaccaccaccatccagCCCGGGCAGATCATCATTGCACAGCCTCAGCAGGGCCAG ACCACACCAGTGACCATGCAGGTTGGAGAAGGTCAGCAGGTGCAGATTGTCCAGGCCCAGCCACAGGGTCAAGCCCAGCAGGCCCAGAGCGGCACTGGACAGACCATGCAGGTGATGCAGCAGATCATCACGAACACGGGGGAGATCCAGCAGATCCCG GTGCAGCTGAACACCGGCCAGCTGCAGTACATTCGCTTAGCCCAGCCTGTATCAGGCACCCAAGTTGTGCAGGGACAGATCCAGACGCTTGCCACCAATGCTCAACAG ATCACACAGACCGAGGTCCAGCAAGGACAGCAGCAGTTCAGCCAGTTCACAGACGGACAG AGAAACAGCGTGCAGCAAGCTCAAGGCTCTGAGCTAACgggagaggcagagcccagagAAGTGAAAGCCACAGGAAATGCAACTCCCTGCACCTCTTCCCCGCCCACTACACACACCCCCTCACACCGTGCTGGTGCCTCCTGTGTCTGCTGCTCCCAACCCCCGCAGAGCTCcacatcccctcctccctctgacgCCTTGCAGTGGGTGGTGGTTGAAGTGTCTGGGGCCCCCAACCAACTCGAGGCCCATAGGGAGCTGCATGCCCCTCTCCCAGGGGTGACCtcactctctcctctccacccctcgcAGCAGCTCTACCAGATCCAGCAAGTCACCATGCCTGCCGGCCAGGACCTCGCCCAGCCCATGTTCATCCAGTCAGCCAACCAGCCCTCCGACGGGCAGGCCCCCCAGGTGACCGGAGACTGA